The following proteins are co-located in the Sporosarcina pasteurii genome:
- the pstC gene encoding phosphate ABC transporter permease subunit PstC, which translates to MHINHDITENSEKSIRELIEQKRQQRNFKEMFEKSIPTFLFLIASISILTTIGIIYTLLSETIEFFKRVPMTDFFTGTVLKPLSQTPEFGVLPLIMGTLTSSVIAMLVAAPIGLMSAIYLSQYASDKVRKIFKPLLELLAGIPTIVYGFFAFTFVTPLLRQFIPGLEATNILSPGIVMGVMIIPMIASLSEDAMSSVHNAMREGALGLGATKLEVTRKVVIPAALSGIIASFVLGISRAIGETMIVTIASGSTKNFTFDITQSMQTMTAYIVEVTGGDAATGSTIYYSLYAVAMTLFVFTLLMNLLARRISRKFREEY; encoded by the coding sequence ATGCACATCAATCATGATATTACCGAAAACAGCGAGAAAAGTATTCGAGAATTAATTGAACAAAAACGTCAACAACGTAATTTCAAAGAAATGTTTGAGAAATCCATTCCAACCTTTCTTTTTCTAATAGCGAGCATATCCATTCTTACAACAATCGGGATTATTTACACGTTATTATCCGAAACAATCGAATTTTTCAAGCGTGTACCAATGACAGATTTTTTCACAGGAACCGTATTGAAGCCATTGAGTCAAACACCAGAGTTCGGTGTTCTTCCCCTCATTATGGGGACGCTGACTTCTTCAGTCATTGCCATGTTGGTCGCGGCCCCAATTGGATTGATGTCTGCCATTTATTTAAGTCAATACGCTTCAGATAAAGTAAGGAAAATTTTCAAGCCGTTATTAGAACTTCTTGCGGGAATTCCTACAATCGTTTATGGGTTCTTCGCATTTACTTTTGTTACACCGTTACTACGTCAATTTATTCCAGGGCTCGAAGCGACAAATATTTTAAGCCCTGGGATTGTGATGGGTGTCATGATTATTCCAATGATTGCTTCCCTCTCTGAAGATGCGATGAGTTCTGTGCATAACGCAATGCGTGAAGGTGCTTTAGGATTAGGTGCAACGAAATTAGAAGTAACGAGAAAAGTTGTGATTCCCGCGGCTTTATCAGGCATTATCGCTTCCTTTGTCCTTGGCATCTCACGTGCAATCGGTGAAACGATGATTGTAACAATCGCCAGTGGAAGTACAAAAAACTTCACGTTTGATATTACGCAGTCTATGCAAACAATGACGGCTTATATTGTGGAAGTAACGGGTGGCGATGCAGCGACAGGATCAACAATTTACTACAGTCTTTATGCAGTTGCGATGACACTCTTTGTTTTCACACTGCTTATGAATCTGTTAGCTAGAAGGATTTCTCGTAAATTTAGGGAGGAATATTAA
- the pstA gene encoding phosphate ABC transporter permease PstA has protein sequence MVRRTKFRLVLDNLSKYIFLLATLFGLLVLSVLIYRVVVDGIGWLNFDFLTGKLSTQPERAGIMGAILGTFWLMLVVTPVTMFLGVGTAIYLELYAKKGRVQSFIETNISNLAGVPSIVYGILGLTVFARAMNLGNIALAGGLTMSLLILPIVIVASQEALRAVPSPLSEASYGMGATKWQTIKSVILPVALPSILTGAILSLSRAIGETAPLVVIGIPALLIPFPGSIFDKFTVLPMQIYYWTLDSSLTAEYANLAAATIIVLLLCLLVLNSTAIIIRNKFQKQF, from the coding sequence ATGGTCAGAAGAACAAAATTTCGTTTAGTACTAGACAATCTTTCAAAGTATATTTTCCTTCTTGCAACACTTTTTGGGCTTCTTGTCCTTTCTGTACTCATCTATCGCGTCGTCGTTGATGGAATTGGTTGGTTGAATTTTGATTTTCTCACAGGTAAATTATCGACTCAACCTGAACGAGCAGGAATTATGGGAGCCATTTTAGGTACATTTTGGCTCATGCTCGTCGTCACCCCAGTCACAATGTTTTTAGGTGTCGGAACAGCAATCTATTTGGAACTGTACGCCAAAAAAGGAAGAGTACAATCTTTTATTGAAACAAATATATCAAACTTGGCAGGTGTCCCTTCAATTGTGTACGGAATTTTAGGATTAACGGTTTTTGCTCGTGCAATGAACCTTGGTAATATTGCTTTAGCAGGCGGATTAACCATGTCATTGTTAATTCTTCCAATTGTGATCGTCGCAAGTCAAGAGGCGCTACGTGCTGTGCCTAGTCCCTTAAGTGAAGCTTCTTATGGAATGGGTGCAACGAAATGGCAAACGATAAAGAGCGTCATCCTGCCTGTTGCATTGCCTAGCATATTGACTGGTGCAATCTTATCGCTTTCACGAGCGATTGGCGAAACCGCGCCACTCGTCGTCATTGGGATTCCAGCTTTATTAATTCCTTTCCCTGGAAGTATTTTTGATAAGTTTACCGTACTTCCAATGCAGATTTACTATTGGACGCTAGATTCATCTCTGACGGCAGAATACGCAAACTTAGCGGCGGCAACGATTATTGTCTTGTTACTTTGCCTGCTCGTCTTGAATTCTACTGCGATTATCATTAGAAATAAATTCCAAAAACAATTTTGA
- the pstB gene encoding phosphate ABC transporter ATP-binding protein PstB — MENKSWRKPVYETHGLNLWYGTTHALKNIDLSINEKEVTAIIGPSGCGKSTYLKTLNRMVEMVPNVHISGNLSFKGENILDKSMPVELLRSKVGMVFQKPNPFPKSIFENVAFGPKIHGIRNKAMLEKIVQESLEKAALWDEVKDRLHTSAYGLSGGQQQRLCIARCLAVDPEVILMDEPTSALDPVSTLKVEELIDSIKNDVTIAIVTHNMQQAARISDRTAFFLNGDVIECDATSKIFNNPSDKLTEDYINGRFG; from the coding sequence ATGGAAAATAAAAGCTGGCGTAAACCCGTATATGAGACACACGGCCTTAATCTTTGGTATGGAACAACGCATGCGTTAAAAAATATAGATCTTTCGATCAATGAAAAAGAAGTCACTGCAATCATTGGACCTTCTGGATGCGGTAAATCAACTTACTTAAAGACACTGAATCGAATGGTTGAAATGGTGCCTAACGTGCACATTTCAGGTAACCTTTCATTTAAAGGAGAAAACATTTTGGATAAATCGATGCCAGTTGAACTACTTCGTTCGAAAGTCGGCATGGTATTCCAAAAACCAAATCCATTCCCAAAATCAATTTTTGAAAATGTCGCATTTGGGCCCAAAATTCACGGCATCCGTAATAAAGCGATGCTCGAAAAAATTGTTCAAGAAAGTTTAGAAAAAGCGGCCCTTTGGGATGAAGTAAAAGACCGACTTCATACGAGTGCATATGGCTTATCTGGCGGTCAACAACAACGACTTTGTATCGCACGTTGCCTAGCAGTAGACCCTGAAGTCATCTTGATGGATGAACCGACCTCAGCACTTGATCCAGTGTCAACACTTAAAGTGGAAGAATTAATTGATTCCATTAAAAATGATGTCACGATTGCCATTGTCACGCATAACATGCAACAAGCCGCGAGAATATCTGACCGAACAGCATTTTTCTTAAACGGCGACGTTATCGAATGTGATGCAACATCCAAAATCTTTAACAACCCTTCGGACAAACTGACAGAAGACTATATTAATGGCCGTTTCGGCTAA
- a CDS encoding YqhG family protein, whose product MYPHQIHDYLRHFFTETGCPILTENDHYMIVQLTVDMDKKIMNRPFYWHYIESTGGEPQPAQLTLITDKNKIADNIFGEVVHFGSPRLSQLFQTTKEMGAFVQLYEEGFGNREAILTPWLGVNYKVSYCYNRTKEMLYSLGINLMTGQRIEDFHEVLRDKELRNRPPENTFTLPYTIKPLRALDRLNDVVERFIQQDDHSWAEEAKKRWVREQRVLDHFYEGVEVKPDSYEVEKEALEQQYEPKIKIDIINGGLFYLR is encoded by the coding sequence ATGTATCCCCATCAGATTCACGATTATTTACGACATTTTTTTACAGAGACTGGTTGTCCCATATTGACAGAAAACGACCATTATATGATTGTTCAATTGACGGTTGATATGGATAAAAAGATTATGAATCGTCCATTTTACTGGCATTATATAGAGAGTACAGGCGGTGAACCGCAGCCGGCTCAGTTGACATTAATTACAGATAAAAATAAAATTGCAGATAATATTTTTGGAGAAGTTGTTCATTTTGGTTCTCCCAGACTTAGTCAATTATTTCAAACGACGAAAGAGATGGGGGCGTTTGTACAGTTGTATGAGGAGGGCTTCGGTAACCGTGAAGCGATATTAACGCCATGGTTAGGGGTAAATTATAAAGTATCGTATTGCTACAACCGAACGAAAGAAATGCTGTATTCGTTAGGGATTAATTTAATGACTGGACAACGAATTGAAGATTTTCATGAGGTATTACGTGATAAGGAGTTAAGGAATCGTCCACCAGAAAATACATTTACATTGCCGTACACGATAAAACCGTTACGTGCGTTAGACAGGTTAAATGATGTCGTCGAAAGATTTATACAGCAAGATGATCATTCCTGGGCAGAAGAAGCGAAAAAAAGATGGGTAAGGGAACAAAGAGTGTTGGACCATTTTTATGAAGGGGTAGAGGTGAAACCTGACAGTTATGAAGTAGAAAAAGAAGCACTTGAACAGCAGTACGAGCCGAAAATAAAAATAGATATTATTAATGGTGGGTTGTTTTATTTAAGGTGA
- a CDS encoding DUF2399 domain-containing protein, which translates to MFIYQKLKAEEQLRADDSLKEMLQAEIRKSEKDLPMHFVQQLKQFTTEKSDSESWGKERVRKFTHFLMAYLRLRRRQERMEYKEIGATYYQKIGGSKEFDRYRDVFIHRLEKWLGAPIQTLGIISVGSIVPIYFTGPVLGNYSKYRIGTLHATTDIAVAEEDFRTDARILWLVENRAVLTRMAMEVPFLEDTQSIIIGVDGQIKGAHRKMIQQLCGNGSIQKVLIWVDYDKAGDVIARDLVNLIGKLPFRIIGNEGNLFATYEAFVDWSQTVPHAEQEMTLGGEEHWRKWISL; encoded by the coding sequence TTGTTTATCTATCAAAAATTAAAAGCAGAAGAACAATTGAGAGCGGATGACAGCTTGAAGGAAATGTTGCAAGCGGAAATTAGAAAGTCAGAAAAAGATTTACCAATGCATTTTGTCCAACAGCTTAAGCAGTTTACGACTGAAAAGAGCGATAGTGAATCGTGGGGGAAAGAGAGAGTTCGGAAGTTCACTCACTTCTTAATGGCTTATTTGCGACTGAGAAGACGACAAGAACGTATGGAATACAAGGAAATTGGCGCAACGTATTATCAAAAAATCGGCGGATCTAAAGAGTTCGATCGTTATCGTGATGTTTTTATTCATCGATTAGAAAAATGGCTTGGGGCGCCCATACAGACGTTAGGGATTATCAGTGTTGGGTCAATTGTTCCTATTTATTTCACAGGTCCTGTATTGGGGAATTATTCAAAGTATCGTATTGGAACTTTGCATGCGACAACAGATATTGCGGTTGCCGAGGAAGATTTTCGCACGGACGCGCGCATTTTATGGTTGGTTGAAAACCGTGCGGTGTTAACTCGAATGGCAATGGAGGTTCCATTTTTAGAAGATACTCAGTCTATCATTATAGGTGTAGATGGCCAGATTAAAGGAGCACACCGAAAAATGATTCAGCAACTTTGCGGTAACGGATCCATTCAAAAGGTACTGATTTGGGTTGATTATGATAAGGCCGGAGATGTGATTGCTAGAGACTTGGTCAATTTAATTGGCAAGCTTCCTTTTAGAATTATCGGAAATGAGGGAAATCTTTTTGCGACCTATGAAGCGTTTGTTGATTGGTCACAGACAGTGCCGCATGCAGAACAGGAAATGACGTTAGGGGGAGAGGAACATTGGAGGAAATGGATAAGTCTGTAG
- a CDS encoding sulfate adenylyltransferase, producing MTQQTTIQEKMNFKNYPQQPHGGKLVDKIVKGKELEAELLRAEQLPKIMIDMEAVITVEMIATGVLSPNEGFMNEVDYKSVLMKGRLDNGLVWPVPLSFAPIGKRNEKIVKTLSVGDEVSLVDEQGQAIAILKLDDIFDYDKEFRASHLFGTTDRNHPGVDAIYRRMGDTALGGPIKLLRRVDWGPFEKLRLEPKDTWREFYEEKKFRSAAGFITGANPLHRGHEYIHKNALEEIDGLLLQPLVEMAKREYTRHEFRMLSYRSVLETYYPQGRSILAPLRVTYIFAGPRETVLHALIMKNYGCTHALIGRDHAGIGEYYDKYASHTIFDEFDPAELGIDVRLFHEVFYCTRCDASATEQSCPHDNQYRINISGTGIREMLRHGIMPPKEIVRPESARIAMQGVQPKGLDEEGNSVSPVGKTIKSMFPFYLERTSLGGRKRPVPLTVEELTNIDLETVNLDVRANADRIYQEIFEEFSRVGDVNRGLQPEWISSARESLHKQQQMVIQDLEEKVAQAPEIASDEFMYQDKEEAKRELEVAKKILEDIPAALDDHHLAYRTWNVLPYKRYCGSDEPTDEDRK from the coding sequence ATGACACAACAAACTACAATTCAAGAGAAGATGAACTTTAAGAATTATCCGCAACAGCCGCATGGAGGAAAATTGGTTGATAAAATAGTAAAGGGTAAAGAACTTGAAGCGGAATTGCTCAGGGCGGAGCAGTTGCCTAAAATTATGATTGATATGGAAGCAGTTATTACAGTTGAGATGATTGCAACAGGGGTTTTATCGCCGAATGAAGGATTTATGAATGAAGTCGATTATAAGTCCGTGCTCATGAAAGGGCGATTGGACAATGGGCTCGTATGGCCGGTTCCACTAAGCTTTGCACCTATTGGCAAGCGTAATGAAAAGATTGTTAAAACATTGTCTGTAGGGGATGAAGTATCACTTGTGGATGAACAGGGGCAAGCCATTGCCATTCTGAAATTGGATGATATTTTTGATTATGATAAAGAATTTCGTGCCTCACATTTATTTGGCACGACGGATAGAAACCATCCGGGCGTGGATGCAATTTATAGGCGTATGGGGGATACGGCACTTGGGGGACCGATAAAGTTATTACGTCGTGTCGATTGGGGACCATTCGAAAAGCTTCGATTGGAACCGAAAGATACGTGGCGCGAATTTTATGAAGAGAAAAAGTTTCGTTCGGCAGCGGGTTTTATTACTGGGGCAAATCCGCTACACCGCGGGCATGAGTATATTCATAAAAATGCGTTAGAAGAGATAGATGGTTTATTGTTACAACCATTAGTAGAAATGGCAAAGCGTGAGTATACACGTCATGAATTTCGTATGCTTTCCTATAGAAGTGTGCTAGAGACGTATTATCCACAGGGAAGGTCGATACTAGCGCCTTTAAGGGTGACTTATATTTTTGCAGGACCTCGAGAAACGGTTTTACATGCATTAATTATGAAAAACTATGGATGCACGCATGCACTTATCGGGCGAGACCACGCGGGAATTGGCGAGTATTATGACAAGTATGCGAGTCATACTATTTTTGATGAGTTTGATCCAGCAGAATTAGGGATAGACGTTCGATTGTTCCATGAAGTGTTTTATTGTACACGTTGTGATGCATCGGCCACGGAGCAGTCTTGTCCCCATGACAATCAGTATCGGATTAATATTTCTGGGACAGGTATTCGTGAAATGCTTCGTCACGGCATTATGCCACCAAAGGAAATTGTCCGTCCTGAGTCGGCACGCATCGCGATGCAAGGCGTCCAACCTAAAGGACTAGATGAGGAAGGCAATTCCGTATCGCCAGTCGGTAAAACAATCAAAAGTATGTTCCCTTTCTATTTGGAAAGAACGAGCCTTGGGGGGCGAAAACGTCCAGTTCCTCTCACAGTTGAAGAGTTGACGAACATTGATTTAGAGACGGTCAACTTAGACGTGCGAGCAAATGCGGATCGTATCTATCAAGAGATTTTTGAAGAGTTTAGTAGAGTCGGGGATGTGAATCGAGGGTTGCAGCCGGAATGGATCTCATCTGCGCGGGAATCTTTACACAAACAACAGCAAATGGTCATTCAAGACTTAGAAGAAAAAGTGGCACAAGCGCCAGAGATTGCGTCAGATGAATTCATGTATCAAGATAAAGAAGAAGCGAAACGTGAACTTGAAGTCGCTAAAAAGATTTTGGAAGATATCCCTGCAGCGCTTGATGATCATCATCTAGCATACCGAACGTGGAATGTCCTGCCGTATAAGCGTTACTGTGGTAGCGACGAGCCGACAGATGAAGATAGGAAATAA
- a CDS encoding PstS family phosphate ABC transporter substrate-binding protein: MKFRKYLLLLVIAAITMIVAACGTEKNQSENSNATELEGSVVIDGSGTVYPLMAKIAEEYMINEQENVSVEVSRAGTSAGFKKFLVENGTDFNDASRQIKDEEAAEADALGIEVKELKVALDGLTFVINKENDWAKELTPEQLIAIFKADGGVKKWSDINPEWPDEDIKPMGPNENHGTYEFFYENVLEKQDLADTVNLQQDYSTLVNLVAEDKNGIAFFGFGYYVNNTDKLQAVHVDFGNGPVEPSLDTIAEDGDYADFTRPVFTYLNVNHAADKPQVLDYAVYLMNNVNNFAGETGFAPIPEAEVEENIEFLNGLTK; this comes from the coding sequence ATGAAGTTCAGAAAGTATCTCTTATTGCTAGTCATTGCTGCAATCACGATGATTGTCGCAGCATGCGGAACAGAAAAAAACCAGAGCGAAAACAGTAACGCAACAGAGTTAGAAGGCAGCGTCGTCATTGATGGATCAGGAACAGTTTATCCTTTAATGGCCAAAATTGCTGAAGAATATATGATAAACGAACAAGAAAATGTTTCAGTTGAAGTAAGCCGTGCTGGTACAAGCGCAGGATTCAAAAAATTCCTAGTAGAAAACGGAACAGACTTTAATGATGCATCTCGTCAAATTAAAGACGAAGAAGCTGCAGAAGCTGATGCACTTGGAATCGAAGTTAAAGAACTAAAAGTGGCACTGGACGGATTAACTTTTGTCATTAACAAAGAAAATGATTGGGCAAAAGAATTAACGCCTGAACAACTTATTGCTATTTTCAAAGCGGATGGCGGCGTAAAGAAATGGTCGGATATTAATCCTGAATGGCCCGATGAAGATATTAAGCCAATGGGACCGAATGAAAACCACGGAACTTATGAATTCTTCTACGAAAATGTGTTAGAAAAACAAGACTTAGCAGATACAGTAAACTTACAACAAGATTATTCAACACTTGTCAACTTAGTTGCTGAAGATAAAAACGGAATTGCCTTCTTTGGATTTGGTTACTATGTAAACAACACAGATAAATTACAAGCTGTCCATGTTGACTTTGGTAACGGACCGGTTGAACCATCACTTGACACAATCGCAGAAGACGGTGATTACGCAGATTTTACTCGCCCAGTTTTCACATATTTAAATGTCAATCATGCAGCTGATAAACCACAAGTACTGGACTATGCGGTTTACTTAATGAACAACGTTAACAATTTTGCTGGTGAAACAGGTTTTGCACCCATTCCTGAAGCTGAGGTTGAAGAAAATATAGAGTTCTTAAATGGTTTAACAAAATAA